A stretch of Lactuca sativa cultivar Salinas chromosome 6, Lsat_Salinas_v11, whole genome shotgun sequence DNA encodes these proteins:
- the LOC111895164 gene encoding protein PHOX1, with product MGKPSGKKKLQAAAEKVTKQKKASGSDRTPTQNNDANGFENKKVEEVNRGKNMEKPKDNKVNRGKKKRIDKKVAMEDDKKIVKEEKVMKKAVKLVFGDDIRWAQLPVDCSIGFVRQIIRDRFPSLHGVLIKYKDREGDLITIITTPELRSAETSSDPQGTFKLYLVEVTPDKEPTYELFQNEQLPIVSEGKSEEGITNSKEEWIVQFSRLFKSHVGFDTDPYLDLHELGMEIYSEAMEDTITTESSQNLFDIAGSKFQEMSALALFNLGNVHMNKARKSIVITEDDNTTKESISKQVQIGFEFSQKEYEKAGERYEQSTQVKPDFYEGHLALGQQQFEEAKLSWCYALGSKTDSLNSTSSSRILELYNKAEENMERGMQMWEESEERRLNGLSLCEEHKTELEKLGLEGIVDVKDGSNDEDLEQAVNIRSQIYILWGTLLYERSVVEWKMCLGSWEECLEVSIEKFELAGASPTDITVIIKNHCSNGTALQGLSFKIDEIVQAWNEMFDTKRWQTGIPSFRLEPLFRRRVPKLHSLLENF from the exons ATGGGGAAACCTTCCGGTAAGAAGAAGTTACAGGCTGCGGCTGAAAAAGTAACGAAACAGAAGAAAGCATCAGGATCTGATCGAACTCCGACACAAAATAATGATGCCAATGGTTTTGAGAATAAGAAGGTTGAAGAAGTCAACAGGGGGAAAAACATGGAGAAACCTAAGGACAACAAGGTAAACCGAGGTAAAAAGAAGAGAATCGATAAGAAGGTGGCGATGGAGGATGATAAGAAGATCGTTAAAGAAGAAAAAGTGATGAAGAAGGCAGTGAAACTGGTGTTTGGAGATGATATAAGGTGGGCACAGCTACCTGTTGATTGTAGCATTGGATTCGTGAGGCAGATAATTCGCGACAGATTTCCTTCCTTACATGGTGTTCTTATCAAGTACAAAGATCGAGAAGGAGATCTAATCACCATTATAACAACACCTGAGCTGAGATCTGCAGAAACTTCAAGTGATCCTCAAGGTACTTTCAAACTCTACCTAGTAGAAGTTACTCCAGATAAAGAACCAACATACGAGCTCTTCCAAAACGAACAACTCCCCATTGTTTCTGAGGGAAAATCAGAAGaaggaatcacgaattccaaagAGGAATGGATTGTCCAGTTCTCAAGACTCTTCAAGAGCCATGTGGGATTCGACACAGATCCATATTTAGATCTTCATGAACTCGGAATGGAGATTTACTCAGAAGCAATGGAAGATACAATCACAACAGAAAGCTCCCAGAACCTTTTCGACATAGctggatcaaaattccaagaaatgtcCGCTTTAGCTTTGTTCAACCTAGGCAACGTCCACATGAACAAAGCAAGAAAATCGATTGTCATTACAGAAGACGATAACACAACCAAAGAATCAATATCAAAACAAGTCCAAATCGGATTCGAATTCTCCCAAAAAGAATACGAAAAAGCAGGGGAAAGATACGAACAGTCAACACAAGTCAAACCTGACTTCTACGAAGGACACCTGGCACTCGGACAACAACAATTCGAAGAAGCAAAGCTCTCATGGTGTTACGCACTCGGATCCAAAACCGATTCACTAAACTCAACATCTTCTTCAAGAATCCTGGAGCTATACAACAAAGCTGAAGAAAACATGGAAAGGGGAATGCAGATGTGGGAAGAATCGGAAGAAAGGAGGCTGAATGGATTGAGTCTATGCGAAGAACATAAGACCGAATTAGAGAAATTAGGTCTGGAAGGGATTGTCGATGTTAAAGATGGATCAAACGATGAAGATTTGGAACAAGCTGTGAATATAAGATCTCAGATCTATATCTTATGGGGGACGTTGCTTTATGAGAGATCTGTTGTTGAATGGAAGATGTGTTTGGGATCATGGGAGGAATGTTTGGAGGTTTCGATCGAGAAATTTGAACTTGCTGGTGCTTCTCCTACTGATATTACTGTCATTATAAAGAATCACTGCTCAAATGGAACAGCTTTGCAAG GATTGAGTTTCAAGATTGATGAAATAGTTCAGGCATGGAATGAGATGTTTGATACGAAAAGATGGCAGACTGGAATTCCTTCGTTTCGGTTGGAGCCTTTGTTTAGGAGGCGGGTCCCCAAACTACATTCGCTTCTTGAGAATTTTTAA